In Pangasianodon hypophthalmus isolate fPanHyp1 chromosome 3, fPanHyp1.pri, whole genome shotgun sequence, a single genomic region encodes these proteins:
- the frem3 gene encoding FRAS1-related extracellular matrix protein 3 — translation MAGCLQRTRLCGAQTLLKCLLVLFSLGLCFCKVHADPFDSAFHYRHRSGPNAENILVANNGIRVPFGRSVYLDPINDLVTEVKPGDRCHITVLDNDPLSQRPGMLTPKKFPCQFGAKEVKYTHFGSRSPSKDQVKLQLRYDSHTDTVVIPFMVEVEVVFQQLEILTRNMPLVVEKLNGQSNPIDKKGLEFAFEDGVTKCKVATLVGTGGLPRYGTLSDNSINGQMIDCDEFVKKGIRYQHTATTKSPNRDYIPMLVEVQDNDGNTIQQEHFQIMVRIKEGVENTPPKASFIAMMMMEVDQFVMTGITSDMLAAEDVESVPDDLIFNITTPLGHHQGYIISTDNHNLPITSFYQRDIKDLKIAYKPPSEDSDVERIFQIEFEIVDTDGAVSDTFAFMIVVKPMNTLAPVATKNTGQLLFEGQSRPLSSSQNLEISDEDNLEDVKITVIDGLKHGELTVLGSRRKFFTPADLDSGIVIYQHDGSDTYSDNIIFRMTDGKNEVEFLFPITIAPTDDEPPIINANTGIVLFKNEMMQISPFILSATDIDSEDSTIKFILEEPYSAIGELLLRQVEPPADASAWKFSETDEMFEQVVTEWSQQDILDGKLFYRHKGPHSTTTVTDQFVFRVQDDNDPPNQSGENMFTIKIHPVDDIPPSLYPDTTLHMTVKEYELTVFRKKFLRYTDLDCDDRDLKYTIIKPPIDTDENNPVPLGAIVLTDSSDTIITEFTQAQVNHHKVAYKPPDQELGITPKVVQFTFAVEDTAGNSVDGLFTIFLQPVDNKPPVITNTGFTVLERSTYIITKNELNASDQDTEDENIIFKVIQIPRYGQLQYLGIDMSNGETFILEDIESGRLAYIHGGEESLSDVIKIDVSDGFHEMPIVIKINIKPVDDESPTIMLPAGLLGASIDVLENGATEITSNVIQGQDEDTDDLMLTFIVEEPPRLGEIMVNGAPAERFTQQDIINGVVVYVHTSGEIGPIKEHDSFNLTISDLSDEWVVGGNKVQGVRVHVTILPVDSIAPLVSVGAQFVVVEGEKNVITLDHIGAEDVDTDNDDILCTIIVQPTSGYVENISPAPGSEKSRAGTAITAFSIKDVSLSHIYYVQSIHKGVEPVEDRFTFHCSDGINFSERHFFPIVIIPANDEKPEIFIREFVVMEGMSLVIDTPILNAADADIPGDELEFEIIKNPKHGNIVQQLSTGSTPVVTFSLEQIKEASNIVYEHDDSETKEDSFEIRLTDGKHTVEEKVLIMVIPVDDETPRMTINDGLEVEIGETKVISNRVLKATDLDSEDKELTYIVRYGPGQGYLQRITKHGDVIGNISIGMNFTQDEIDKQLIQYVHTGQEGIRDLLKFDVTDGINPLIDRYFYISIGSIDMVFPDVINKGVTLKEGGKVTLTTDLLSTTDINSPDEYLSFTITRAPSRGHLESTDHPGVPISTFTQLQLAGNKIYYIHTSDDEVKMDSFEFEVTDGYNPVFRTFRVSITDVDNKKPVLTINKLVVEEGETKLITPFELTVEDRDTPDHQLRFVVTQVPVHGQLLYNRTQVITTFTKQDLNENLISYKHDGTETNEDSFSFTVTDGTHTDFYVFPDTVFETRKPQMMTIQINTVDNGMPQIAVNKAASTLRVLHTGHLGFLITSKTLKAEDRDSPNKLLKYSVSEAPLHGFIMNTALGNDSIKTFSQADIDDMKICYVLLDASNATSDIFYFTVEDNGGNKLKAQPFRLNWAWISLEKEFYLVDEDAKFLEVTLKRRGYLGETSFVSIATKDGTAEKDKDFRGKAQKQVQFNPGQTTATWRVKIFTDQEFETSETFEIQLSEPVMAVLEYPDKATVEIVDPGDESTVFIPQSEYLIEEDIGELLIPVHRSGDVSQELMVICYTQQGSATGTIPSTVLSYSDYITRPEDHSSVLRFDKDEREKLCRIIIIDDSLYEEEESFNVSLSMPMGGQVGTSFPSAKVVILADSNDEPALYFGETEYTVDESAGYVEVIVWRTGTDLSKTATVTVRSRKTEPVSAEAGLDYVGISRNLDFAPGVTMQTFRVTILDDLGRPELEGPEKFELVLRMPMNAVLGEPSKTVITINDTVTDLPRMQFKEAEYKVDEADGQVRAMVYRSGDISQKSTVRCYTRQGSAQVMLDYNERPNTDASIITFLPGENEKPCVVTLLDDSIHEDDEEFRLVLGTPKSKSKYGAALGEQKETLVTITDKKDKAIIRFSEVKYSVQEPQVPGEIAVVKIPVVRLGDTSKVSVVRVHTKDGSATSGEDYNPLSQDVEFKEGETEHVVEVQVLYDGQREIREAFTVHLKPDEYMVAETQMSKAIVYIEEMDSVADVTFPAVPQVVSLLTYDDTARAKEQPHPSTGYPVVCVTACNPKYSDFDKTGSICAVENINDTLTQYRWLVSAPTGPDGVTSPMREVDSNTFFTNTKSITLDSIYFQAGSRVQCAARAFNANGDAGLELSSLIMVISREEGLCQPRIPGTVGAEPFSAKIRYTGPDDPDYPNLIKLTVTMPHMDGMLPVISTRPLSNFELTLSPDGTRAGNHRCSNLLDFNEIQTGHGFITDATKNPEIIGETAPYQYSVAMRSANSLRFYRNLNLEACLWEFSSYYDMSELLNECGGSIGTDGQVLNLVQSYVTLRVPLFVSYVFHSPVAVGGWQHFDLQSELRLTFVYDTAILWQDGIGSPPEAELQGAMYPTSMRINEEGRLVVNFKTEARFRGQFVMSHPGSSLSSMVMCADHPGLTFTLSLVRTEPTYNQPMQQWSVVSDFAVRDYSGTYTVKLIPCIASPNGEFSIPPVCHPREPLTFDMDIRFQQVSDPVAAEFSLNTQMFLLSKKEIWLSDGSMGFAEGTDAAFNEGSTIYGRVMVDPVQNLGDSFSCSIEKVFLCTGTDGYVPKYNPTNKEYGCLADAPSLLYRFKILDKAQPETQATSFGDVRFDATLALDTPGGLPLARQPGSDGFTLSSSPLFQVAAGREWFIHAIYTVRSRENAIRGIGKRSLEYHHGISSVLPNSGAMTRNSRAVPDPEAFDIGVENSRGTNIQHIALDRSDRLRVNQRQPWGRETYIERPLVEGSLGKEPGTDSILPAGMPTLLGVAGLILLVCLVVILVALLLRRKRKEKKHPPYSTSSCSAYGSGSNSRETAGTRYSGDSSEV, via the exons GGAGTTTGCTTTTGAGGATGGTGTCACAAAGTGCAAGGTGGCCACACTGGTTGGAACAGGTGGACTTCCCAGGTATGGCACTCTCTCAGACAACTCCATTAATGGACAGATGATTGACTGTGATGAGTTTGTCAAAAAAGGTATAAGATACCAGCATACTGCCACCACTAAATCTCCCAACAGAGATTACATACCAATGTTAGTGGAAGTACAAGATAATGATGGTAATACTATTCAACAAGAGCACTTCCAGATTATGGTCCGAATAAAAGAAGGTGTTGAAAACACACCTCCAAAAGCCAGCTTTATAgctatgatgatgatggaggtAGATCAGTTTGTAATGACTGGCATAACATCTGATATGCTGGCAGCTGAGGATGTGGAATCAGTTCCTGATGATTTAATCTTTAACATAACAACTCCCCTGGGTCATCACCAAGGATATATTATCAGCACAGATAACCACAATTTGCCAATCACTTCTTTTTATCAAAGAGATATAAAAGATCTGAAAATTGCCTATAAGCCACCCTCTGAAGATTCAGATGTAGAGAGGATTTTTCAGATTGAATTTGAGATAGTTGATACTGATGGGGCTGTGTCTGATACCTTTGCATTTATGATTGTTGTGAAACCAATGAACACTTTAGCCCCAGTGGCAACCAAGAACACCGGCCAATTGCTGTTTGAGGGTCAGTCAAGGCCTCTTTCTAGTTCTCAGAATCTTGAGATCAGTGATGAGGATAACCTTGAAGATGTGAAGATTACTGTAATTGATGGCTTGAAACATGGTGAGCTGACAGTGTTAGGATCTCGTAGAAAATTCTTTACACCAGCTGATCTAGATTCTGGCATTGTGATATACCAACATGATGGAAGTGACACTTACAGTGACAACATCATATTTAGAATGACAGATGGAAAAAATGAAGTGGAGTTTCTGTTTCCCATTACAATTGCCCCTACTGATGATGAGCCTCCCATCATTAATGCTAACACTGGCATTGTGCTGTTCAAGAATGAAATGATGCAAATTTCACCATTTATTTTGAGTGCTACTGACATAGACTCAGAGGATTCAACTATTAAATTTATACTAGAGGAGCCTTATTCAGCCATTGGTGAACTGCTTCTTAGACAAGTGGAGCCCCCTGCAGATGCTTCTGCTTGGAAGTTTAGTGAGACAGATGAAATGTTTGAACAGGTGGTGACAGAATGGTCCCAGCAGGATATTCTTGATGGGAAACTGTTTTACCGCCACAAAGGTCCACATAGCACCACCACTGTCACTGACCAGTTTGTCTTCAGAGTTCAGGATGATAATGACCCCCCAAACCAATCAGGGGAAAATATGTTCACCATTAAAATCCATCCAGTAGATGATATACCACCATCACTTTACCCAGACACTACTCTGCACATGACAGTTAAAGAATATGAGTTGACAGTTTTTAGAAAGAAGTTTCTACGCTATACAGACCTGGACTGTGATGACCGGGATCTCAAGTATACCATCATTAAGCCCCCAATAGATACAGATGAAAACAATCCAGTCCCTCTTGGAGCCATTGTACTTACTGACAGTTCTGACACCATCATTACTGAGTTTACTCAAGCCCAGGTAAATCACCATAAAGTAGCATACAAACCCCCCGATCAGGAACTGGGTATCACTCCCAAAGTGGTTCAGTTCACCTTTGCTGTTGAAGACACTGCTGGTAACTCAGTCGATGGCTTGTTCACAATATTTTTGCAGCCAGTTGACAATAAGCCTCCTGTAATCACCAATACTGGTTTTACTGTGCTCGAGAGAAGTACCTACATAATAACCAAGAATGAACTGAATGCATCTGATCAGGACACAGAGGATGAGAATATTATCTTTAAAGTGATCCAAATTCCCAGATATGGGCAGCTACAGTATTTAGGAATTGATATGTCTAATGGAGAGACATTCATTTTAGAAGATATTGAAAGTGGTCGTCTGGCCTATATCCATGGTGGGGAAGAATCTCTCAGTGATGTTATCAAAATTGATGTCAGTGATGGCTTTCATGAAATGCCCAtagttattaaaattaatatcaagCCAGTTGATGATGAAAGCCCAACTATTATGCTACCAGCAGGTCTTTTAGGTGCTTCAATTGATGTTCTTGAGAATGGAGCTACAGAGATCACCAGCAATGTCATCCAGGGCCAGGATGAGGACACAGATGATTTAATGCTGACTTTTATAGTGGAGGAGCCTCCAAGACTAGGAGAGATCATGGTGAATGGTGCCCCTGCTGAACGATTTACTCAGCAAGACATTATCAATGGTGTGGTTGTCTACGTCCACACAAGTGGCGAGATTGGACCCATTAAGGAGCATGACTCTTTCAACCTCACCATCTCGGACTTGTCAGATGAGTGGGTGGTAGGTGGTAACAAGGTTCAAGGAGTTCGTGTACATGTCACAATCCTTCCTGTTGACAGTATTGCCCCTCTTGTTAGTGTTGGGGCCCAGTTTGTGGTAGTGGAGGGAGAAAAGAATGTTATTACACTAGACCACATTGGAGCTGAAGATGTTGACACGGATAATGATGATATCCTCTGCACTATTATAGTCCAGCCAACATCTGGCTACGTGGAGAATATTTCTCCAGCCCCTGGGTCAGAAAAGTCAAGGGCAGGCACTGCCATCACTGCCTTTAGTATCAAAGATGTTAGTCTCAGCCATATCTACTATGTACAGAGTATTCATAAAGGTGTAGAGCCAGTGGAAGACAGGTTTACTTTCCACTGCTCTGATGGTATTAACTTTTCAGAGAGGCACTTTTTTCCTATTGTCATCATCCCTGCCAATGATGAGAAGCCAGAAATATTTATCCGTGAGTTTGTAGTCATGGAAGGCATGAGCTTAGTCATAGACACTCCAATTTTGAATGCTGCAGATGCTGATATTCCAGGTGATGAATTAGAGTTTGAGATCATCAAGAATCCCAAACATGGCAACATTGTCCAGCAATTGAGCACTGGGAGTACCCCTGTAGTGACTTTCTCTTTGGAACAGATCAAAGAGGCATCTAATATTGTTTATGAACATGATGACTCTGAAACCAAAGAGGATAGTTTCGAAATTAGACTCACTGATGGGAAACACACTGTTGAAGAGAAGGTTCTGATCATGGTTATTCCTGTTGATGATGAGACCCCAAGAATGACTATTAATGATGGATTGGAGGTTGAAATTGGAGAAACTAAAGTGATTAGCAACAGAGTCCTCAAAGCCACAGATCTGGACTCTGAAGACAAAGAGCTTACTTATATTGTGCGATATGGTCCTGGCCAAGGCTACCTTCAGAGAATTACTAAGCATGGAGATGTTATTGGCAACATCAGCATTGGAATGAATTTCACACAAGATGAAATTGATAAACAGCTCATTCAGTATGTCCACACTGGTCAAGAAGGCATTCGTGATCTTCTAAAGTTTGATGTCACTGATGGTATCAACCCTCTTATTGACCGCTACTTTTATATCAGTATTGGCAGTATTGATATGGTCTTCCCTGATGTCATCAACAAAGGTGTGACCCTCAAAGAAGGAGGCAAAGTAACCCTCACCACGGACCTTCTCAGCACAACAGACATTAATAGTCCTGATGAATACCTTAGTTTTACCATCACACGTGCTCCTAGCAGGGGTCACCTAGAGAGCACTGACCATCCTGGTGTACCCATATCCACCTTCACCCAATTGCAACTGGCTGGTAACAAAATCTACTACATACACACCTCTGATGATGAAGTGAAGATGGATAGCTTTGAGTTTGAGGTTACTGATGGTTACAATCCAGTATTCCGCACTTTCCGGGTGTCCATCACTGACGTGGACAACAAGAAGCCAGTCCTGACTATTAACAAACTGGTGGTGGAAGAGGGTGAAACAAAACTCATCACACCTTTTGAGTTGACTGTGGAAGACCGTGACACTCCAGACCATCAACTGCGTTTTGTGGTTACTCAGGTGCCAGTGCATGGTCAACTACTGTACAATAGGACTCAGGTTATTACAACTTTCACCAAGCAAGACCTAAATGAGAACCTAATTAGTTATAAGCATGACGGCACTGAAACCAATGAGGACAGCTTCTCCTTCACTGTTACGGATGGAACCCACACAGACTTTTATGTTTTCCCGGATACAGTCTTTGAGACACGTAAGCCTCAGATGATGACCATACAGATTAACACAGTGGACAATGGCATGCCTCAAATTGCTGTCAACAAAGCTGCATCAACGCTCAGGGTTCTTCATACTGGGCATCTGGGATTTTTAATTACTAGCAAAACTCTGAAGGCTGAGGACAGAGATAGCCCAAACAAacttttgaagtactctgtgtcTGAGGCCCCTCTGCATGGCTTCATCATGAATACTGCTCTGGGCAATGACAGCATCAAGACCTTCTCACAAG CTGATATTGATGACATGAAGATCTGCTATGTACTACTTGATGCATCCAATGCCACAAGTGATATTTTCTACTTTACAGTCGAAGACAACG GGGGCAACAAACTGAAGGCACAGCCATTTCGCTTGAACTGGGCCTGGATCTCTCTGGAGAAGGAGTTCTATTTGGTGGATGAGGATGCAAAGTTCCTGGAGGTGACACTCAAGCGTAGAGGATATTTAGGAGAAACATCATTTGTCA GCATTGCAACTAAGGATGGCACTGCTGAAAAGGACAAGGACTTTCGTGGAAAAGCCCAGAAACAGGTTCAGTTTAATCCAGGCCAGACTACAGCTACCTGGAGAGTCAAGATCTTCACTGACCAGGAGTTTGAAACCTCAGAAACCTTTGAGATCCAACTTTCTGAACCAGTTATGGCAGTTCTAGAGTACCCAGATAAAGCCACTGTGGAGATTGTGGACCCTGGGGATG aGTCCACTGTATTCATCCCTCAGTCTGAATACCTAATAGAGGAGGATATTGGAGAGCTGCTGATTCCTGTACACAGATCTGGAGATGTCAGCCAAGAGCTTATGGTCATCTGTTACACACAACAAG GCAGTGCCACAGGGACCATCCCCAGCACAGTGCTCTCGTACTCTGACTACATCACTCGGCCCGAGGACCACAGCAGTGTGCTGCGCTTTGACAAGGATGAACGGGAGAAGCTGTGCCGCATCATCATCATTGATGACTCGctgtatgaggaagaggagagctTTAATGTGTCATTGAGCATGCCTATGGGAGGCCAGGTGGGAACCAGCTTCCCCAGTGCCAAGGTGGTCATCCTGGCAGACAGCAATGATG AGCCGGCTCTGTATTTTGGAGAGACGGAGTACACAGTGGATGAGAGTGCTGGCTATGTGGAGGTGATAGTATGGAGGACGGGTACTGACCTCTCCAAGACTGCTACGGTGACTGTGCGCTCTCGGAAGACGGAGCCTGTCTCAGCTGAAG CTGGTCTGGATTATGTTGGCATCAGTCGCAACTTGGATTTTGCTCCTGGCGTCACCATGCAGACATTCCGTGTGACTATCCTGGATGATTTGGGCCGTCCAGAGCTGGAAGGGCCAGAGAAATTCGAGCTGGTGTTGCGCATGCCCATGAACGCTGTGCTGGGAGAGCCGAGCAAGACCGTCATCACCATCAATGACACCGTTACTGACC TTCCCAGAATGCAGTTTAAAGAAGCAGAGTATAAGGTGGATGAAGCTGATGGACAGGTGAGGGCCATGGTGTACCGCAGTGGTGACATTAGCCAGAAATCCACTGTCCGCTGCTACACTCGCCAAGGATCTGCCCAGGTCATGCTGGATTACAATGAGCGACCCAACACTGATGCGTCCATCATCACCTTCCTGCCAG GTGAGAATGAGAAGCCATGTGTGGTGACTTTGTTGGACGATTCCATTCACGAGGATGATGAGGAGTTCAGGCTAGTTCTGGGAACGCCCAAAAGCAAGTCAAAATACGGAGCTGCACTGGGGGAGCAGAAGGAAACTCTGGTCACCATCACTGACAAGAAAGACA AGGCTATCATTAGATTCTCTGAGGTTAAGTACAGCGTACAGGAGCCTCAGGTTCCCGGAGAGATCGCTGTGGTGAAGATTCCTGTTGTCCGTCTGGGTGACACCTCCAAGGTCTCGGTGGTGAGAGTTCACACCAAAGACGGCTCTGCCACATCAGGAGAGGACTACAACCCGCTGTCTCAAG atgTGGAGTTTAAAGAAGGGGAGACGGAACATGTGGTGGAGGTCCAGGTTCTGTATGATGGACAGAGGGAAATCCGTGAGGCCTTCACTGTCCACTTGAAGCCTGATGAATACATGGTGGCCGAGacacag ATGAGCAAAGCCATTGTGTATATTGAGGAGATGGATAGTGTAGCTGATGTTACCTTCCCAGCAGTGCCCCAGGTGGTGTCCTTGCTCACATATGATGATACAGCTCGGGCAAAGGAGCAGCCACACCCTTCAACAGGCTAccctgtagtgtgtgtgacg gcCTGCAACCCCAAATACTCCGACTTTGACAAGACTGGTTCTATCTGTGCTGTGGAGAACATTAATGACACCCTGACTCAGTACCGCTGGCTTGTTAGCGCCCCCACTGGGCCAGATGGAGTCACCAGCCCCATGCGTGAGGTTGACAGCAACACCTTCTTCACCAATACCAAGTCCATCACGCTAGACTCCATCTACTTCCAAGCAGGCTCGCGTGTGCAGTGCGCTGCCCGGGCCTTTAACGCTAATGGAGATGCCGGGCTGGAGCTCAGTTCCCTTATCATGGTCATCAGCCGGGAGGAGG gTCTTTGCCAGCCTCGCATTCCTGGAACCGTTGGTGCTGAGCCATTCTCAGCAAAAATCCGTTACACCGGTCCCGATGACCCTGACTACCCCAACCTCATCAAACTAACTGTCACCATGCCACACATGGACG GCATGCTGCCTGTCATCTCCACACGTCCTCTGTCAAACTTTGAGCTGACTCTGAGTCCGGATGGTACTCGAGCTGGGAACCATCGCTGCTCCAACCTGCTTGACTTCAACGAGATCCAGACAGGCCACGGCTTTATCACAGATGCCACCAAGAACCCAGAGATCATCGGTGAGACGGCACCTTATCAGTACAGTGTGGCCATGCGCAGTGCCAACTCTCTACGATTCTACCGCAACCTGAACCTAGAGGCCTGCCTTTGGGAGTTCAGTAGCTACTACGACATGTCCGAGTTACTCAACGAGTGTGGAGGATCCATTGGCACTGATGGACAG GTGCTGAACTTGGTCCAGTCCTATGTCACCCTGCGCGTGCCTCTCTTCGTGTCCTATGTGTTCCACTCTCCTGTAGCAGTTGGTGGCTGGCAGCATTTCGACCTGCAGTCAGAACTGCGTCTCACCTTTGTGTATGATACTGCCATTTTGTGGCAGGATGGCATCGGTAGTCCTCCCGAGGCTGAACTGCAAG GTGCCATGTATCCTACCAGTATGAGAATCAATGAGGAGGGTCGCCTGGTTGTCAACTTCAAGACTGAGGCTCGATTCAGGGGACAGTTTGTCATGTCTCACCCAG GAAGCAGCCTCTCGTCCATGGTGATGTGTGCTGATCACCCTGGCCTTACATTCACTCTGTCTCTGGTCCGAACTGAGCCTACATACAACCAACCAATGCAGCAGTGGAGTGTTGTCTCTGACTTTGCT gttaGAGACTATTCTGGCACTTATACAGTGAAGCTGATTCCCTGCATTGCTTCTCCTAATGGAGAGTTTAGTATTCCACCAGTGTGCCACCCCCGAGAGCCACTGACATTTGATATGGACATCCGCTTCCAGCAG gTGAGTGACCCGGTGGCTGCAGAGTTcagcctgaacactcagatgttcCTCCTGTCTAAGAAAGAAATATGGCTATCTGACGGTTCTATGGGCTTTGCAGAAGGCACCGATGCTGCTTTCAATGAAG GTTCCACAATTTATGGACGTGTGATGGTGGACCCAGTGCAGAACCTGGGAGATTCATTCTCCTGTAGCATAGAGAAGGTTTTCCTCTGTACGGGCACAGATGGCTATGTGCCAAAATATAACCCCACCAATAAAGAATATGGCTGCCTGGCTGATGCCCCCTCACTGCTCTACAGATTCAAGATCCTG GACAAAGCCCAGCCTGAGACCCAGGCTACCTCATTTGGAGATGTGCGGTTTGATGCTACACTGGCACTAGATACTCCAGGAGGCCTTCCTCTTGCCCGCCAGCCTGGATCAGATGGGTTCACATTGTCCTCATCCCCTCTTTTCCAG GTTGCCGCTGGTCGGGAGTGGTTCATCCACGCTATATATACCGTCCGCTCCAGAGAGAATGCCATCCGTGGCATTGGTAAGAGAAGTCTAGAGTACCACCACGGCATCTCATCTGTCCTTCCAAATTCTGGTGCCATGACCCGGAACAGCCGGGCTGTGCCTGACCCTGAGGCCTTTGACATTGGTGTGGAGAACAGCCGTGGCACTAATATCCAGCACATTGCCCTGGACCGCTCTGACCGGCTCAGAGTGAACCAGCGGCAGCCATGGGGCCGTGAAACTTATATAGAGCGCCCTCTGGTTGAAGGGAGCTTGGGTAAAGAACCTGGTACTGACTCCATTCTACCTGCTGGCATGCCCACGCTGCTGGGAGTGGCTGGACTGATCCTTCTAGTATGTCTAGTGGTGATTCTAGTGGCTCTCTTACTAAGGCGtaagaggaaagagaaaaagcatCCACCCTACTCTACTTCTTCTTGCTCTGCCTATGGCAGTGGCAGCAACAGCAGAGAGACTGCAGGCACAAGATACAGTGGGGACAGTTCTGAGGTTTAG